From a single Salvelinus sp. IW2-2015 linkage group LG22, ASM291031v2, whole genome shotgun sequence genomic region:
- the LOC111949479 gene encoding biogenesis of lysosome-related organelles complex 1 subunit 3, which translates to MASDTYQIVVQGEASETDSDDEVYITSLSPHSTAGGQKVPGEASETDSEGEVEKVRKCVIPASSENPQILHKDLTRLLVIRDNPDIQSVVEELVVSRPEHSGLYYNTLLQQKLQESNARLCTDVSQTIKQVYGNATKEIRMATTHLNSSQNGIINASHSIRLILEDLKSVSEKMDIITSCYLLPDITIPSSXXTPILGQ; encoded by the coding sequence ATGGCAAGTGACACATACCAGATAGTAGTGCAAGGCGAGGCGTCAGAGACCGACTCAGATGATGAGGTATACAtcacttccctctctccacaTTCAACTGCCGGAGGGCAAAAGGTACCAGGGGAAGCATCTGAGACTGACAGCGAGGGGGAGGTTGAGAAAGTACGGAAATGTGTCATTCCTGCAAGCTCTGAAAACCCACAAATATTACACAAGGACTTAACTCGCCTGCTTGTGATCAGAGATAACCCTGACATTCAGTCCGTGGTAGAGGAGTTGGTTGTGTCTAGGCCTGAACACAGTGGGCTCTACTACAACACTTTACTTCAGCAGAAATTACAGGAGAGCAATGCACGTCTGTGCACGGATGTGTCCCAGACCATCAAACAGGTGTATGGTAATGCCACAAAGGAGATCCGCATGGCCACGACCCACCTGAACAGCTCCCAGAACGGCATCATCAACGCCTCCCACAGCATCCGACTCATTCTGGAGGACCTCAAGTCCGTCTCAGAGAAAATGGACATTATCACCAGCTGTTATCTGCTCCCCGATATTACCATCCCCTCCTCTCRKYCTACCCCTATTCTCGGACAGTGA